A DNA window from Hydractinia symbiolongicarpus strain clone_291-10 chromosome 6, HSymV2.1, whole genome shotgun sequence contains the following coding sequences:
- the LOC130647306 gene encoding uncharacterized methyltransferase sll0829-like: protein MATHNATDYKNQSHLGQKATFSRLVSGLDIKPGFRCLDVGCGPGNFTKLLVDLVGKNGYILGIDPDEDRISLAKETNSHISNLNFLCISGGNLPADLPKFDVVYSSAVLHWMTDEEKWKTFQRIFRLLKPGGTFAFVTVLELPYAFKEVFRYVEDRRTVPHFLYTELPSVLKYKQELTECGFEVVNIQALEHASVFQTTEQFLSWLRASMHTEINLGELCQKHQIDLKFQSNTDGEYVLNFTRIWAYAKKPNALF from the coding sequence ATGGCGACACATAACGCTACAGATTACAAGAATCAAAGTCACCTTGGCCAAAAAGCAACGTTCTCCAGATTGGTATCAGGATTGGACATAAAACCAGGTTTCAGATGTCTTGACGTTGGTTGCGGACCTGGTAATTTTACTAAACTTTTAGTTGATCTTGTGGGAAAGAATGGATATATCCTTGGCATTGATCCTGATGAAGACAGGATTAGTCTTGCGAAAGAAACAAATTCTCATAtctcaaatttgaattttttgtgCATATCTGGTGGAAATTTGCCGGCTGATCTTCCAAAATTTGATGTTGTTTATTCAAGCGCCGTTCTGCATTGGATGACAGACGAAGAAAAGTGGAAAACATTTCAACGCATTTTCAGGTTGCTGAAACCTGGAGGTACATTCGCCTTTGTTACTGTTTTAGAATTACCCTATGCTTTTAAGGAGGTTTTTCGCTACGTCGAAGATAGGCGCACCGTTCCCCATTTTCTGTATACAGAACTCCCCAGCGTTTTAAAGTATAAACAAGAACTAACAGAGTGTGGATTCGAAGTTGTAAATATACAAGCTTTAGAGCACGCCTCTGTGTTTCAAACAACAGAGCAGTTTTTATCATGGCTACGCGCATCGATGCATACTGAAATTAACTTAGGTGAACTCTGTCAGAAACATCAGATTGACTTAAAATTTCAAAGCAACACAGATGGCGAATATGTTTTAAACTTTACTCGCATTTGGGCGTATGCTAAGAAACCAAACGCATTGTTCTGA